One window of Mucilaginibacter inviolabilis genomic DNA carries:
- a CDS encoding eCIS core domain-containing protein, producing the protein MLATKQSQPENAVKVKNNAPFFSGHLVQPKLQVNEPGDRYEQEADTMADQVMNISASNESSFFKPASTSIQRKCQHCEEESLHRKESSSAHVNSSLDLDSYIGSLGSSGQALSESNRGFFEPRFGQDFSNVRIHTDSVAAKSAQSINALAYTTGNNIVFNSGQYSPESDSGKRLMAHELTHVVQQSGGVDRKIQRALGARTNCAPNADGSPADPTSALQAANDRAVLMSLGTSLLLFSESLFIQDATFGPSSVFTFYKRRFGDPVAVGAKFQNRFNNSLHDTLVKAQASELQFLSKRLETISNFLGGSIHFKCTGTRHTTIGSCTHHCGASTVLASCSAGHGNEMAICPGFWGVSAPDQQAIGMIHEISHMLFHFGDHDTAPFAQSSAQRRTEPECYSSLVADIYSITPFDPSCPII; encoded by the coding sequence ATGTTGGCAACTAAACAATCACAACCTGAAAATGCCGTAAAGGTAAAAAATAATGCTCCTTTTTTTTCGGGGCATTTGGTACAGCCAAAATTACAAGTAAATGAGCCTGGTGACAGGTATGAACAGGAAGCCGATACCATGGCCGATCAGGTTATGAATATTTCTGCATCAAATGAGTCCTCATTTTTCAAACCAGCTTCAACAAGTATTCAGCGCAAATGCCAGCATTGTGAAGAAGAAAGCCTTCATCGCAAAGAAAGCTCAAGCGCTCACGTAAATAGCAGTCTGGATCTTGACAGCTATATAGGTTCATTAGGCTCATCTGGTCAAGCCTTATCAGAAAGCAATCGCGGTTTCTTTGAACCACGTTTTGGCCAGGATTTTTCAAATGTGCGTATCCATACCGATTCAGTTGCAGCAAAATCGGCTCAATCCATTAATGCACTGGCTTATACTACGGGAAATAATATTGTTTTTAATAGCGGTCAGTACTCACCTGAAAGTGATAGCGGTAAAAGATTAATGGCCCATGAGCTTACCCATGTGGTACAACAAAGTGGTGGAGTTGATAGAAAAATACAACGGGCTCTTGGCGCACGTACTAACTGCGCCCCGAACGCCGATGGTTCACCGGCAGACCCGACATCTGCGCTACAAGCGGCAAATGACAGAGCAGTATTAATGTCTTTGGGAACATCCTTATTGTTATTTAGCGAATCCTTATTTATTCAGGATGCTACATTTGGCCCATCCTCTGTATTTACATTTTACAAAAGAAGATTCGGCGATCCGGTAGCTGTAGGTGCTAAATTCCAAAATCGGTTTAATAACAGTCTCCATGATACGTTAGTGAAAGCACAGGCTTCAGAATTACAATTTTTATCAAAACGTTTAGAAACCATCAGTAATTTTCTGGGCGGGAGTATCCACTTTAAATGCACAGGCACCCGCCATACCACAATAGGTAGTTGTACACATCATTGCGGAGCCTCTACCGTACTGGCCTCGTGTTCTGCCGGGCATGGTAACGAAATGGCTATATGTCCAGGTTTTTGGGGAGTGAGTGCGCCGGATCAACAAGCAATAGGCATGATTCATGAAATATCGCATATGTTGTTCCATTTTGGTGATCATGACACGGCACCATTTGCACAGTCATCGGCTCAAAGAAGAACTGAGCCAGAATGTTATTCAAGTTTGGTTGCTGATATCTACAGCATAACACCATTTGATCCAAGCTGTCCGATTATCTAA
- a CDS encoding contractile injection system tape measure protein: MASHIIHKQQVTLNLPKREEAHVFQNRVSDLLRNELSASMETIFDEIFPSSDIIRIDSLLLDLGKIEIHNFEQEFKVHLIEKLRKNLSSPKSKSSQENDEEILSPEQSFIKAFIYFLENGRLPWYSSVGNMAHWSNEILNAFSKKNDQYFINWLHDNYADKPVILQRLVLQFDNTFLEEILSIIAPLADESWGNIYNDLEALVINFTKKRLPVRDKVWQHIFQAVLNYTFLKNHLVPANKRNPEWLFYALDLLVEHFNIEDRYIVLLKNQVTKKLKTNIVKKAFKKLHSHLTTETDFAENTDHSIALRQNENNVPDKGEVISTRKEKHTEKKRPGNTDPINSQKSKIKSKNRDALMKGDMLSENNDLQKTPIDISENVAREQEATQTAHPANTRDERFLNPLESVGDRRGEPGEAVSDKKENINKGKQSPFQNKILTGITEKETLYVKGSGIVILHYFLSPYFADLKLLANGKFKDVIAHQRAVLLLYYLTTGKSKVAEFDLTLSKILCGYPITETLPAVITLTRKEKTEAKRLLEALIDYWTPLNNTSIKGLRSAFFERDGKLSQKENGWLLTVEQKTIDVLLGKLPWGYSTIRLPWMHEILNVDWY; the protein is encoded by the coding sequence ATGGCATCGCATATTATTCATAAGCAGCAAGTCACTTTAAATCTTCCTAAGCGGGAAGAGGCACACGTATTTCAAAATCGTGTGAGCGACTTACTGCGTAATGAACTATCAGCCAGCATGGAAACTATTTTTGATGAAATATTCCCGAGTAGCGATATTATACGGATCGACTCGTTGCTTCTTGACTTGGGTAAAATTGAAATACACAATTTTGAACAGGAATTTAAGGTACATCTTATTGAAAAACTCAGGAAAAACCTATCATCCCCAAAAAGTAAGTCGTCTCAGGAAAATGACGAAGAGATATTAAGTCCTGAGCAATCATTTATAAAAGCTTTCATTTATTTTTTGGAGAATGGCCGTTTACCATGGTATAGCTCTGTCGGGAATATGGCTCATTGGAGTAATGAAATCTTAAATGCTTTCTCAAAAAAGAATGATCAATATTTCATTAACTGGCTTCATGATAATTATGCAGATAAACCAGTGATATTGCAAAGACTTGTTTTGCAATTTGATAATACTTTTTTGGAAGAAATATTATCAATCATAGCTCCTTTAGCGGATGAATCCTGGGGAAATATTTATAATGACCTGGAAGCTTTAGTCATCAATTTCACCAAGAAAAGGTTACCGGTTCGTGATAAAGTATGGCAACACATTTTCCAAGCAGTTTTAAACTATACTTTTTTAAAAAATCACCTCGTCCCGGCAAATAAAAGAAACCCCGAGTGGTTATTTTATGCCTTAGATTTACTGGTGGAACACTTTAATATAGAGGACCGATATATAGTATTATTGAAAAACCAAGTAACTAAAAAACTTAAGACAAACATCGTAAAAAAAGCATTTAAAAAGCTCCATTCCCATTTAACCACAGAAACTGATTTTGCAGAAAACACAGACCATTCTATAGCTTTAAGACAGAATGAAAATAATGTTCCTGATAAGGGAGAAGTAATAAGCACACGCAAAGAGAAACACACAGAGAAAAAACGGCCTGGAAATACAGATCCTATAAACAGTCAAAAAAGCAAGATTAAAAGTAAAAATAGAGATGCTTTGATGAAAGGGGATATGTTATCAGAAAATAACGATCTCCAAAAAACACCTATTGATATAAGTGAAAACGTAGCCAGAGAGCAGGAAGCTACTCAAACAGCGCATCCCGCTAACACTAGAGATGAAAGATTTTTAAACCCTCTGGAAAGCGTCGGAGACCGGAGAGGTGAACCGGGCGAAGCCGTATCTGATAAAAAAGAAAATATAAACAAAGGGAAGCAATCACCATTTCAAAATAAAATCCTCACGGGTATTACAGAAAAGGAAACGTTATATGTAAAAGGTAGCGGAATTGTAATACTCCATTATTTTTTATCCCCATATTTTGCTGATCTGAAATTATTAGCTAATGGAAAATTTAAAGATGTCATAGCTCATCAGCGGGCAGTATTATTACTTTATTACCTGACAACAGGGAAAAGTAAAGTCGCTGAATTTGATTTAACACTTTCTAAAATTTTATGCGGCTATCCCATTACAGAAACCCTGCCGGCTGTTATTACCTTAACAAGAAAGGAAAAAACAGAGGCAAAAAGATTACTTGAAGCCCTTATAGATTATTGGACTCCGTTAAATAACACATCGATTAAGGGCTTACGCAGTGCCTTTTTTGAACGGGATGGTAAACTAAGCCAAAAAGAAAACGGCTGGCTATTAACTGTTGAACAAAAAACCATTGATGTGTTGTTAGGGAAACTGCCCTGGGGTTATTCAACTATACGGCTGCCATGGATGCACGAAATATTAAACGTAGACTGGTATTAA
- a CDS encoding GPW/gp25 family protein has product MADSFLGTGWSFPPTFDTTANSVIMTSDEADIQFSLQILLATRKGERVMVPDYGCNLDEMLFEPMTTTFKTYVREMIKTAILYYEPRIDLSSIQVDDSRETEGVILIILNYTVRTTNSRFNFVYPFYKNEGTEIH; this is encoded by the coding sequence ATGGCTGATTCATTTTTAGGAACAGGGTGGAGTTTTCCGCCAACATTTGATACCACCGCAAACTCGGTGATCATGACCAGTGATGAGGCCGACATACAATTCAGTCTGCAAATATTACTGGCAACACGCAAGGGTGAACGCGTGATGGTGCCCGATTACGGATGTAATTTAGATGAGATGTTATTTGAGCCCATGACTACCACTTTTAAAACCTATGTCCGCGAGATGATCAAAACGGCTATACTTTATTATGAGCCGCGTATTGATCTGAGTTCGATACAGGTAGACGACAGTCGCGAAACAGAAGGGGTTATTCTAATCATCCTCAACTATACTGTTCGCACTACAAATTCAAGGTTCAATTTTGTATATCCTTTCTATAAAAACGAAGGAACAGAAATACACTGA
- a CDS encoding PAAR domain-containing protein produces the protein MPLAARISDMHVCPMFTGPVPHVGGPILPPGSPTVLIGGLPAACVGDMCTCAGPPDVIANGSATVLIGGKPAARMGDPTAHGGSIIIGCPTVIIGG, from the coding sequence ATGCCACTCGCAGCAAGAATTTCAGATATGCACGTTTGCCCCATGTTTACAGGGCCGGTTCCGCATGTAGGTGGACCGATATTGCCACCAGGAAGCCCTACCGTATTAATAGGTGGATTACCCGCAGCCTGTGTAGGCGACATGTGTACCTGCGCAGGTCCGCCGGACGTAATAGCAAATGGCTCTGCTACAGTATTAATAGGAGGTAAACCAGCGGCGCGCATGGGTGACCCAACGGCGCATGGCGGTTCAATTATAATAGGATGTCCAACAGTAATCATAGGAGGTTAA
- the vgrG gene encoding type VI secretion system tip protein VgrG → MSLSQTLPGTQNTDLVTFTIKVNGTVLGASYQVASMNFSKEINRIPVAKLLIYDGNASVQDFAISNEATLVPGAEIEIAVGYHADEATLFNGIILKHSLKIRGNGSPMLILDCRDKAIKMTVARKNKYFYDSKDSDAITQIIGNYGLDTDIEDTSTTLKAIVQYDSTDWDFMVSRMEANGKLCMVDNGKITAKKPDFSSATVLDALFGATILEFDADLDARNQYQSLTAKTWDYTTQEIATASAAEPGFEENGNISSSDLGAVLSVSEYDLYSGEDLTSDELQSLADGRLQKARMSRCRGRVRFRGYGGQLNPGDLINIGGVGDRFNGKVFVSGVRHEIVNGSWTTDVQFGLSNELFTRQPDVNSAPAVDMLPAIQGLQIGIVTDLENDPDTQDRIRVRLPIIDPAEDGIWTRVACLDAGNNRGTFFRPEIGDEVVVGFLNNDPRHPVVLGMLNSSNKPAPLKAANKNDEKGYTSRSGMKMIFNDDEKSLKIETPAGKKVTISEKEGYIQMEDENNNKVTMDSSAISLQSGADIKLKATGDLTIEAVNISLSPSSSFSVSAGGSSIKADSGSAAISAPSVKVEGSGTATIKGGVVMIN, encoded by the coding sequence ATGTCACTAAGCCAAACATTACCAGGAACACAAAATACAGATCTGGTTACCTTCACTATCAAGGTAAACGGGACAGTATTAGGCGCGTCCTATCAGGTGGCTTCCATGAATTTCAGTAAAGAGATAAACCGCATCCCGGTAGCTAAATTGCTGATATATGATGGCAATGCATCGGTACAGGATTTTGCAATAAGTAATGAAGCAACCCTGGTTCCAGGTGCCGAAATTGAAATAGCCGTAGGTTATCATGCAGACGAAGCCACTCTTTTTAATGGCATTATTTTAAAACACAGCTTAAAAATAAGAGGCAATGGCTCACCCATGTTGATTCTGGACTGCCGTGACAAAGCCATTAAAATGACCGTAGCCCGCAAGAACAAATATTTTTATGATAGTAAAGACAGCGATGCTATAACACAGATCATAGGTAATTACGGATTAGATACCGACATAGAGGATACCAGCACAACACTAAAAGCTATTGTTCAATATGACAGTACCGACTGGGATTTTATGGTATCACGTATGGAGGCCAACGGAAAGCTTTGCATGGTTGATAACGGTAAAATAACCGCAAAAAAACCTGATTTCAGTTCAGCAACAGTACTTGATGCTTTATTTGGAGCCACCATCCTGGAGTTTGACGCCGATCTGGATGCCCGTAATCAATATCAAAGTCTTACCGCCAAAACATGGGATTATACTACCCAGGAAATAGCCACTGCAAGCGCTGCTGAACCTGGTTTTGAAGAGAATGGCAATATTTCAAGCAGCGATTTGGGGGCGGTACTAAGTGTATCAGAATATGACCTGTACTCGGGCGAAGACCTTACAAGTGATGAGTTACAAAGCCTGGCTGATGGACGTCTTCAAAAAGCACGCATGTCACGTTGTAGGGGACGGGTTCGTTTTCGTGGATATGGCGGGCAATTAAATCCAGGTGATCTGATCAATATAGGCGGGGTGGGTGACCGTTTTAACGGAAAAGTATTTGTATCTGGTGTGCGCCATGAAATAGTAAATGGAAGCTGGACGACTGATGTGCAATTTGGTTTGTCAAATGAACTATTTACCCGCCAACCAGATGTAAATTCTGCACCAGCTGTAGATATGCTACCGGCCATACAAGGTTTACAGATAGGGATAGTGACCGACCTGGAAAACGATCCGGATACGCAAGACCGGATACGGGTGAGGCTCCCCATCATTGATCCGGCCGAGGATGGTATCTGGACACGTGTAGCTTGTTTAGATGCTGGCAATAACCGGGGCACTTTTTTTCGTCCGGAAATAGGAGATGAGGTAGTTGTTGGTTTTTTAAATAATGACCCCAGGCACCCGGTAGTATTAGGCATGCTGAATAGTAGCAATAAACCGGCGCCACTGAAAGCCGCTAATAAGAACGATGAAAAGGGCTATACCTCCCGCAGCGGCATGAAAATGATTTTTAATGACGATGAAAAATCATTAAAAATCGAAACACCAGCAGGCAAAAAGGTAACCATCAGTGAGAAAGAAGGCTATATACAAATGGAGGACGAGAATAATAATAAGGTAACTATGGATTCATCAGCCATAAGCTTGCAAAGCGGGGCGGATATCAAGCTGAAAGCAACGGGCGACCTTACTATCGAAGCGGTGAATATTTCGCTTAGCCCGTCGTCAAGTTTTTCGGTAAGTGCCGGTGGTTCATCTATAAAAGCCGATAGCGGAAGCGCTGCCATATCGGCACCATCTGTAAAGGTGGAAGGTTCTGGAACGGCAACCATAAAAGGCGGCGTAGTAATGATTAATTAA
- a CDS encoding CIS tube protein, with amino-acid sequence MSLGELKKMKLVAYTDISFNTKADGLDYDVLINPESYALTYGTEVNQKSAQGSSESITSFSKRSAQSLTFKFLFDGTGVIKRGGGGLLSGLAVPGLPADKPDVVQDFEKFKSVVYDYDGTTHQPRYVQLQWGPLLYNCQMTRMTLTFKLFNPDGTPLRAEADCTFQGVIDETKLAAIENRQSPDLTHIRTVIKGDTLPLMCYKEYGDSKYYYQVAQYNGLTDFKKLTAGTKIIFPPIAK; translated from the coding sequence GCCTGGGTGAATTAAAAAAGATGAAGCTGGTTGCCTATACGGATATCAGTTTTAATACAAAAGCCGATGGATTGGATTACGACGTCTTAATCAATCCGGAATCGTATGCACTTACCTATGGAACCGAAGTAAATCAAAAAAGTGCCCAGGGCTCCAGCGAAAGTATTACTTCTTTTAGTAAAAGATCAGCTCAATCACTCACCTTTAAATTTCTGTTTGATGGTACGGGTGTGATAAAAAGGGGAGGTGGCGGATTGTTATCAGGCTTAGCTGTACCGGGATTGCCGGCAGATAAACCTGATGTGGTTCAGGACTTTGAAAAGTTTAAAAGCGTGGTTTATGACTACGATGGTACCACACATCAGCCACGTTATGTTCAGCTACAATGGGGCCCTTTGCTTTACAATTGCCAGATGACCCGCATGACGTTAACTTTTAAACTATTCAACCCAGATGGAACACCATTAAGAGCCGAAGCGGATTGTACTTTCCAGGGTGTAATTGACGAAACCAAACTGGCGGCTATCGAAAATCGACAGTCACCAGATCTTACACATATCCGAACAGTAATTAAAGGAGATACACTTCCTTTAATGTGCTATAAAGAGTATGGAGATAGTAAGTATTACTACCAGGTAGCTCAATACAATGGGTTAACCGATTTTAAAAAATTAACAGCTGGTACTAAGATCATTTTTCCACCAATTGCCAAATAA